The following proteins are encoded in a genomic region of Galbibacter sp. BG1:
- a CDS encoding glycoside hydrolase family 32 protein — MKNLGIKFLGILGLVLLVGCKENQSKQTETEVEVLFSDSTEVRPNFHFTPPSGWMNDPNGLVYNDGTYHLFYQHYPDSIVWGPMHWGHATSEDLLNWENKPIAIYPDSLGYIFSGSAVFDKNNTSGLGAKETPPLVAMFTYHDPIGEKEGANNYQTQGIAYSTDNGKSWKKYKGNPVVGNDNMKDFRDPKVFWNEETKNWILLLVAGDHLKIYNSNNLIDWKLLSEFGREKGSHVGVWECPDLFKLKVGETDEEKWVLLISVNAGGPNRGSATQYFVGDFDGEKFTSAQKDTRWLGWGADNYAGVTYNNVPDNKRIFIGWMNNWMYGQETPTSTWRSAMTLPRELSLSKINDEYTLMNYPVEGLNSLREEITIGKKEDGITAKTFNQTEIAINVSKKDFELNFSNTLKDTLKLALHKGVFTVDRSKSGLTGFNESFADKIHQMPVPDLPDGTYEIRLIIDVSSVEIFINGGQYVMTEQIFPRTPYTKISTRNISFKNSKIFKLKSTKPNYE; from the coding sequence GTGAAAAATTTAGGTATTAAATTTCTAGGAATTCTAGGCTTAGTTCTTTTGGTTGGCTGTAAAGAAAATCAGTCAAAACAAACGGAGACAGAGGTAGAAGTGCTCTTCAGCGATTCCACAGAGGTTAGACCTAATTTTCATTTTACCCCACCCAGCGGTTGGATGAACGATCCCAACGGTTTGGTTTACAACGATGGTACCTATCATTTGTTTTATCAACATTATCCAGACTCCATAGTTTGGGGGCCTATGCACTGGGGACACGCCACGAGCGAAGATTTATTGAACTGGGAAAACAAACCCATTGCAATTTATCCGGACAGCCTAGGCTATATTTTCTCTGGAAGTGCAGTTTTCGATAAAAATAATACTTCAGGTTTAGGTGCAAAGGAAACACCACCATTGGTAGCTATGTTTACCTACCACGATCCCATTGGGGAAAAGGAAGGAGCCAACAATTACCAAACACAGGGAATCGCTTATAGCACAGATAACGGAAAAAGTTGGAAAAAATATAAAGGCAACCCTGTTGTTGGTAACGACAATATGAAAGATTTTAGGGACCCTAAGGTGTTTTGGAATGAAGAAACCAAAAACTGGATATTACTATTAGTGGCTGGAGATCATTTAAAAATTTATAATTCGAATAATTTAATCGACTGGAAGCTTTTAAGTGAATTCGGTAGGGAAAAAGGTTCTCATGTTGGTGTTTGGGAATGCCCAGACCTTTTTAAGTTAAAAGTAGGGGAAACTGACGAAGAAAAATGGGTGTTGTTGATAAGTGTAAATGCAGGTGGGCCTAACCGAGGTTCTGCCACACAATATTTTGTAGGGGATTTTGATGGTGAAAAGTTTACCTCTGCCCAAAAAGATACAAGATGGTTAGGTTGGGGAGCCGATAATTATGCCGGGGTTACTTATAACAATGTTCCAGATAACAAAAGGATATTCATCGGCTGGATGAACAATTGGATGTATGGGCAAGAAACACCCACCAGCACTTGGAGAAGCGCTATGACCCTCCCAAGGGAGTTAAGCTTAAGTAAGATTAACGATGAATACACCCTTATGAATTATCCTGTAGAAGGATTGAACAGCCTTAGGGAAGAAATAACTATTGGCAAAAAAGAGGATGGAATAACGGCCAAAACTTTTAATCAAACAGAGATCGCTATTAATGTTTCTAAAAAAGATTTTGAACTGAATTTCTCCAATACTCTAAAAGATACTCTAAAATTAGCATTGCATAAAGGAGTTTTTACGGTGGATAGAAGTAAAAGCGGACTAACCGGTTTTAACGAGTCCTTTGCCGATAAAATCCATCAAATGCCAGTGCCTGATCTTCCAGATGGAACATATGAGATCCGTTTAATAATTGATGTTTCTTCAGTAGAAATATTTATTAACGGAGGGCAGTATGTAATGACTGAACAGATCTTCCCGAGAACACCTTATACAAAAATAAGTACACGTAATATATCATTTAAAAACTCTAAAATTTTCAAATTAAAATCAACCAAACCTAACTATGAATAA
- a CDS encoding HAD-IIA family hydrolase, with protein sequence MKKGFLIDMDGVIYGNDTLIPGADKFIKTLQKEDIPFLFMTNNSQRTPLDAVNKVARMGIKIKEENVYTSAMATAYFLSFMNPNGTAYVLGEGGLITSLHQHGYTLVNQNPDFVVVGEGRNFTLEMVNNAVDMILSGAKLIATNLDPSPMKKGWSNLGIKAIVAMIEEATGKKAFSVGKPSPVMMRSARKYLGLEARETIIIGDTMDTDILGGVQLGYTTILTLSGVSKAEELNNYAFKPDMIINSVAELDLKKALELQ encoded by the coding sequence ATGAAAAAAGGATTTTTAATAGATATGGATGGCGTGATCTATGGTAATGACACCCTAATTCCTGGCGCCGATAAGTTTATAAAAACATTGCAAAAAGAGGATATCCCTTTTCTTTTTATGACGAACAACAGTCAGCGTACCCCTTTGGATGCCGTTAACAAGGTAGCTCGAATGGGTATTAAAATTAAAGAAGAGAACGTATATACCAGTGCAATGGCCACCGCTTATTTTTTATCTTTTATGAATCCCAATGGAACAGCCTATGTCCTTGGGGAAGGAGGTTTAATAACAAGTTTGCATCAGCATGGATACACCTTGGTTAACCAGAATCCAGATTTTGTGGTGGTGGGGGAAGGACGTAATTTTACTTTGGAAATGGTAAATAATGCGGTAGACATGATCCTTTCAGGTGCCAAACTAATAGCTACCAATCTAGATCCTTCACCTATGAAGAAAGGGTGGTCTAATTTAGGGATCAAGGCAATCGTGGCCATGATAGAAGAGGCTACCGGCAAAAAGGCTTTTTCCGTTGGAAAACCGAGTCCGGTTATGATGCGTTCAGCAAGAAAATATTTAGGTTTAGAAGCGCGTGAAACTATTATAATTGGAGATACCATGGATACCGATATTCTCGGGGGAGTTCAATTAGGGTATACTACAATTTTAACCCTCTCTGGTGTCTCGAAAGCCGAAGAATTGAATAATTACGCTTTTAAACCAGATATGATTATTAACTCGGTCGCAGAACTAGATTTAAAAAAGGCTTTGGAACTTCAATAG
- a CDS encoding arsenosugar biosynthesis-associated peroxidase-like protein has translation MDNTYYDPKDLKKFPKISEWSEELGAKFFDYYGKVFEEGALSAREKSLIALAVAHVVKCPYCIDAYTQDGLQRGITKEEMMEAVHAGAAIESGATLVHGVQMMKKYDKLSM, from the coding sequence ATGGATAACACATACTACGACCCAAAAGACTTAAAAAAATTCCCTAAAATTTCTGAATGGAGTGAAGAACTGGGAGCTAAATTTTTTGATTACTACGGAAAGGTTTTTGAAGAAGGTGCGCTTTCTGCCCGGGAGAAATCATTAATCGCTTTGGCGGTAGCACATGTTGTAAAATGCCCTTATTGTATCGATGCATACACCCAAGACGGATTGCAACGTGGCATTACAAAAGAAGAAATGATGGAGGCGGTACACGCCGGAGCTGCCATAGAAAGCGGTGCTACATTGGTACACGGGGTGCAAATGATGAAAAAATACGATAAGTTATCCATGTAA
- the arsS gene encoding arsenosugar biosynthesis radical SAM (seleno)protein ArsS (Some members of this family are selenoproteins.), with amino-acid sequence MSTQSLHKRKNKLSETENQLEILSHGIFANGELPTFKQKIAETNQFPLRPKKLEILQINVGYMCNQVCSHCHVDAGPDRKEIMTKETMLQCIDVIKTTGAHTLDLTGGAPEMNPNFRWFVEEASKAGVKDFIVRSNLTIIEANKKYHDLPEFFKKHNVHVVSSMPHWTKGKTDKQRGEGVFNKSIEALKKLNNVGYGMPGSDLKLDLVYNPAGAFLPTNQASMEKDFKKALMDDFGIQFHNLFAITNLPISRFLEYLIASDNYEDYMYSLVEAFNPSAVSNVMCTNTISVSWDGWLYDCDFNQMLELKVASKVKHISEYNEAVLNDRDIIISQHCYGCTAGSGSSCQGSVA; translated from the coding sequence ATGTCGACACAGTCGCTACATAAGAGAAAAAACAAACTTTCAGAAACAGAAAATCAATTAGAGATTCTTTCCCACGGGATTTTTGCCAATGGGGAACTACCCACTTTTAAGCAAAAAATCGCAGAAACAAATCAGTTTCCCTTGCGACCCAAAAAACTGGAAATCTTACAGATAAACGTTGGCTATATGTGCAACCAAGTGTGTTCGCATTGCCATGTAGATGCTGGGCCCGATCGTAAGGAAATTATGACCAAGGAAACCATGCTGCAATGCATAGACGTTATAAAAACAACAGGGGCACATACTTTGGATCTCACGGGTGGTGCTCCAGAGATGAATCCTAATTTTAGATGGTTTGTAGAAGAAGCTTCCAAGGCAGGTGTAAAAGATTTTATTGTAAGGAGTAATTTAACCATTATTGAAGCCAATAAAAAATACCACGATCTTCCTGAGTTTTTTAAAAAACACAATGTTCATGTAGTTTCATCGATGCCACATTGGACGAAAGGAAAAACAGATAAACAAAGAGGGGAAGGTGTTTTCAACAAGTCGATAGAAGCGCTCAAAAAACTTAATAACGTAGGGTACGGGATGCCGGGAAGCGATTTAAAACTGGATTTAGTTTACAATCCTGCAGGGGCTTTTCTCCCTACCAATCAAGCATCCATGGAAAAGGACTTTAAAAAGGCTTTAATGGACGATTTTGGGATTCAGTTTCATAATTTGTTCGCTATTACCAACCTTCCCATTTCCAGGTTTTTAGAATATCTAATCGCCTCAGATAATTACGAGGATTATATGTATAGTTTAGTGGAGGCTTTTAACCCTTCCGCAGTGAGCAACGTAATGTGCACCAATACCATTTCGGTGAGTTGGGATGGTTGGTTGTATGATTGTGATTTTAATCAAATGCTCGAATTAAAGGTAGCCAGTAAAGTAAAACATATTAGCGAATACAACGAAGCTGTTTTAAACGACAGGGATATAATTATCTCCCAGCATTGCTATGGCTGCACCGCAGGTTCTGGCAGTAGCTGTCAAGGTTCTGTAGCTTAA
- a CDS encoding TIGR04282 family arsenosugar biosynthesis glycosyltransferase: MKEKNVLLIFTRNPVLGKVKTRLAKTLGDEKALEIYKFLLNRTSEVTGRILCDKNVYYSEEIPKKDLWDATIFTKQAQTGHDLGARMANAFQESFAAGYTKVVIIGSDLYDLTEKHLQQAFEKLDDHDAVIGPAKDGGYYLLGLKQMVPEVFQQKNWGTSSVLRDTLQSLKSLDVALLEELNDIDIYDDIKEHPAFKKFILPN, encoded by the coding sequence ATGAAAGAAAAAAACGTACTTCTAATTTTTACCCGAAATCCTGTTTTAGGGAAGGTAAAAACAAGATTGGCAAAGACTTTAGGCGATGAAAAAGCATTGGAAATTTATAAATTTCTCCTAAACAGGACTTCGGAAGTAACTGGAAGGATTCTTTGCGATAAAAATGTTTATTATTCTGAAGAAATCCCAAAAAAAGATCTTTGGGATGCTACAATTTTCACTAAACAAGCACAAACTGGGCATGATTTGGGTGCACGAATGGCAAACGCTTTTCAGGAGAGTTTTGCAGCTGGGTACACTAAAGTTGTTATTATAGGAAGCGATCTTTACGACCTAACTGAAAAGCACCTTCAACAGGCATTTGAAAAATTGGATGATCACGATGCGGTTATAGGCCCTGCAAAAGATGGAGGTTATTATCTTTTAGGCTTAAAGCAAATGGTTCCAGAGGTATTTCAACAAAAAAATTGGGGAACAAGTTCGGTTTTAAGAGATACTTTACAAAGTTTAAAATCTCTTGATGTAGCTTTGTTGGAAGAACTCAACGATATAGATATTTACGACGATATAAAAGAGCATCCTGCATTTAAAAAATTCATCCTCCCTAATTAA
- a CDS encoding purine-nucleoside phosphorylase, whose translation MTKKQLQETTAYLESKGFENPEIGIVLGTGLGKLVDEIENPIVAHYNHIPFFPLATVEFHSGKLIYGEIEGKKVVVMQGRFHLYEGYDFIDITYPIRAMHQLGIKKLLISNAAGSINLDFKKGDLMLIEDHINLQGGSPLAFKGVSQFGERFVDMSEPYDLDMRKTLIKVAEKENITLQKGVYASVVGPQLETKAEYRYLKIIGADAVGMSTVPEVIVANHLQLPIAAISVITDEGDPDNLSPIDIEEIIKIAGEAEPKMITLFKKLIKQL comes from the coding sequence ATGACCAAAAAACAGTTACAAGAAACCACTGCATATTTAGAAAGTAAAGGATTTGAAAATCCGGAAATCGGTATTGTTTTGGGTACCGGTTTAGGAAAATTGGTAGACGAAATTGAAAACCCAATTGTAGCCCATTACAACCACATTCCATTTTTTCCACTGGCAACGGTAGAGTTCCATAGCGGAAAACTTATCTATGGGGAAATAGAAGGTAAAAAAGTGGTGGTTATGCAAGGCCGTTTTCATTTATACGAAGGTTATGATTTTATAGACATTACTTATCCCATTCGTGCCATGCATCAGCTCGGCATCAAAAAATTATTAATTTCCAATGCTGCAGGATCTATTAATCTCGACTTTAAAAAAGGGGATTTAATGCTTATTGAAGATCATATAAATTTACAAGGAGGTTCTCCACTTGCGTTTAAAGGGGTTAGCCAGTTCGGCGAACGATTTGTAGACATGAGCGAGCCTTACGATTTAGATATGCGAAAAACCTTAATTAAGGTAGCAGAAAAAGAAAATATTACCCTACAAAAAGGAGTCTATGCTTCGGTTGTAGGGCCACAATTGGAAACCAAGGCCGAGTACCGTTACTTAAAAATTATAGGTGCAGACGCCGTGGGAATGAGTACGGTACCAGAAGTTATTGTTGCCAACCATTTACAATTACCAATAGCTGCTATTTCCGTAATTACAGATGAAGGTGATCCTGATAATCTCTCGCCTATTGACATTGAGGAAATTATAAAAATTGCCGGCGAAGCCGAACCTAAAATGATAACGCTTTTTAAAAAATTGATTAAGCAATTATGA
- the arsM gene encoding arsenosugar biosynthesis arsenite methyltransferase ArsM, whose amino-acid sequence MSYLETTKNVYKEAALTPDVGLCCTTNPIWELPGLKIPKIMQEMNYGCGSTVHPRDLVNNPKILYVGVGGGMELLQFSYFSRQKNGVIGVDVVDEMLEASRKNFKEAETQNSWFKSEFVDLKNGDALRLPVEDNSIDVAAQNCLFNIFKTEELQKAIAEMYRVLKPHGRLVMSDPTCEQSMSDELRNDEQLRALCLSGSLPIKDYVKMLTDAGFGTIEIRARKPYRILDPNHYNTNELIYIESIEVAAIKDPMPEDGPCIFTGKTAIYYGKEDYFDDKKGHILLQNQPLAICDKTANALKNLNRDDIFISESTWHYDGGGCC is encoded by the coding sequence ATGAGCTATTTAGAAACTACCAAAAATGTTTACAAGGAAGCAGCATTAACGCCAGATGTGGGTCTGTGCTGTACCACCAATCCCATTTGGGAATTACCGGGCCTAAAAATCCCGAAAATTATGCAGGAAATGAACTATGGTTGTGGGAGCACGGTTCACCCGAGGGATTTGGTAAACAACCCTAAAATATTATATGTTGGCGTTGGTGGTGGTATGGAACTTTTACAATTTTCCTATTTTTCAAGACAAAAAAATGGTGTTATCGGGGTCGATGTGGTTGATGAAATGTTGGAAGCATCCCGAAAAAACTTTAAAGAAGCCGAAACTCAAAATAGCTGGTTTAAAAGTGAATTTGTAGATTTAAAAAATGGCGACGCGCTACGTTTGCCGGTAGAAGACAACAGTATCGATGTGGCGGCACAAAATTGCCTATTCAATATCTTTAAAACGGAAGAGTTACAGAAAGCAATTGCTGAGATGTACCGTGTTCTAAAACCACACGGAAGGCTGGTAATGAGCGATCCTACATGCGAACAATCCATGAGCGATGAATTGCGCAATGATGAACAATTAAGGGCACTTTGTCTAAGCGGAAGCCTTCCAATTAAAGATTACGTAAAAATGCTTACCGATGCCGGTTTTGGAACTATTGAAATTCGCGCCAGAAAACCCTACCGAATTCTAGACCCCAACCATTACAACACTAACGAATTGATTTATATTGAATCGATAGAAGTGGCTGCCATAAAAGATCCTATGCCAGAAGACGGGCCGTGTATTTTTACAGGAAAAACTGCCATTTATTATGGAAAGGAAGACTATTTCGACGATAAAAAAGGACACATATTATTACAAAATCAACCTTTGGCCATTTGCGACAAAACTGCAAACGCACTTAAAAACCTAAACCGAGACGATATTTTTATATCAGAATCCACTTGGCATTACGATGGTGGTGGCTGTTGTTAG